GGCTACAATAACCTATACGCCTGAGATCCTTCTCCATATTAATTAGCACCTGACGAGCATCTCTATCAATTTGATATTGAATATATGATTGATGTACTTGCTTAATTAGTGTTGGAAAAACAGAGATTGCAGCAATACATACCAAACTACTGATCGACATAGCGACTAGCGTTTCTATTAACGAGAACCCTTTTTGATGGCTTAAATTCATCTGTAGCCCCTAGCAGCGGGGAACGCCAATGATTTTTTTATTACTGCAACCTCTTATCCGGCCTGCTGCGGACATAAATACAGTCATCTGCCCAAAATCGTTGATCAGTTCAATACGAAAAGCATGACTAGTTCCTTGTTTTCCATAAAGATTAACGGATGTACGAGTTGCTGATTTCATTTCGATATTGTTAAATTGCGCCGATGACAACATTGCAATCTGTTGATTAGTCACAGCGTCTTTGATAGTGATTGACCAATTACCCTGTGCATTATTAATTAATAAGATACGATGCTGATTTAAGTAAATGCTTTCCATTAAATGACTGTAAATGAATACGGCA
This portion of the Providencia manganoxydans genome encodes:
- a CDS encoding prepilin-type N-terminal cleavage/methylation domain-containing protein produces the protein MGRQTQEQEKGFTLIEILVVIFICSLVLLPALYGWQQQQQRTRLIDAARQVAVFIYSHLMESIYLNQHRILLINNAQGNWSITIKDAVTNQQIAMLSSAQFNNIEMKSATRTSVNLYGKQGTSHAFRIELINDFGQMTVFMSAAGRIRGCSNKKIIGVPRC